From Pseudomonas sp. G2-4:
GGCAGTTCGGCAGGCTTGGCCGCCTTCGCCATTTTCGGGCTCAGCCCCAGCATTGCCATGCCGGCTACACCTTGCAGCAGGTCCCGGTAGCCTGGCCCCAGACGATCGCCCAAATCGCCCAGAAGCTCCATGGCCCCAAAAATCAGACCGCCCACCACCACGAACTCGACGAGAACGGCGATACCCGCCATGGCGGCCATCACCAATGCCGCACCCGCCGCCAACAACCCCAGCGCTTGCAAGCCGGTGTGCATCCACCCTTCAAGGTCCAGGACAAACGCCACCGCAACCGTCGGCCCACCAATAAACGTATTGGGGCTGCCGGTCTTGATGTGCGCGCCGCAGACCATTTTGCTGTGCAAGCGCGCCGCGGGTTTGCCGTTGATGAAGACCGTGGCGCTGCCTTCGGCGATCAGCACTGGAAAGGGCCAGATCGGATGGTTCATCGGCAGCCCAGTGCAGGAAGATGAAGTGTCTTCACCCGCCCTCATGGCATTGCGGCTGTTGATGTATACGTTGAAGCTGCCCATGATCAACGCCCCCGTGGTGGGCTCGGGCAGGTTGAAAATGGTGGAGAGGCCCTTGACGATCTGGAACATCGACAAGCCGCCGGCGGCAATCGAGCCCGCCATGATGGCCAGCGCCACGCCGCCCGTGGCGACCGTCGCGGCGACGACCGCAGCGCCGATCAAGGCCCCGGCCACGGCACCGGCGACCATCGCGGCCAACCCGAACCCGTGGGCTATTTCGTCACCCAAACGTGCTGCTGCCTGTGCATCCATTGCGCGCATCTACCTGACTGAAGTGTATGACTGCTCAGTGGGACGTATGGATGCTCAGATGACGGGAGGCTGTGGCTTGAACGAATGCATCGCCACCTTCCAGGCCGGCTCGTGATAGGCGAAATCGTTCGGTGTGGTGGTCAAGGTGGTGATCAGCACGGCCGGCTTACACTCGATGAATACTTGGCGCAGCATCAGGTCGCGCCCCTCGCGTTGCCAGGTGTAGTCCAGCAACGTGGCGGTGTGCCCGTGCAGTACGGTGTCCCAGCGCTGAACCAGTTTGAAGCCCGGCAGTTGCTGCTCCGCACTCTTGAGTTGGCGGTCCACGTACTCTGCAAAGGGAGCGCCGCCCTGGGAGGCATCGCGACTGATCACGAAACTGGCTTCTTTAGCAGAGCCCACTGCCGGCAGCTTGAAAATATTGATGCTCTGGTCCTGCCAGGTATCGGGGATGTCGAGATCGGCTTCTTGAATACGGTAGGAGGTCACAGTAATCGCTTTCCATAGACGTGGGGTGGCGCTCGAAGGAACGAATATTCAAGTAATGCTGGGGAACAATCAAGAACCAGGCTTCTCTCTCTCAAGTAACAAACCAGATTATGAGGACCGCGTCACCACTCTAGCGTCCTGTATGAGGTGGCGAAGCGTTAGGGAGGCTGGTGGCTGGGACAGTCCGTGCCGACCCTGGGTAACAAACGCCCGGCCGATTGCCTCAAGACCCCGAAATTGATCAAGCGCCTGAGAATGGCCTTGATGAGCATGCCGCAACCCATCAGCAGAAGAACGAATGCTGGATAACGCTGAGCCCCCTGTGGCGAGGGAGCTTGCTCCCGCTGGGCTGCGCAGCAGCCCCAAAAAGGCCGACAAAATCCTACAGAAAAAACGCTGCACCACCGGGCGAGAGCACGCTTGCTCGCCACGAATCCCGGGCATCACGAAGCCTTGTTTATTCTTCCTCCGCCACGCTTCCACCAAGCTACGAATCCTTGCGCCATTGCCTACAACTACGCCAGAATCCGCCCGCTTGTGCGCCTTGTCCCCGGCCTCTATCGTTTCCCTGCCACTGCCCATCAGTGGTCGGGTTTAGTAGCCCGGTTAGTCATCTACGGTTGCATGAGTGTCATTCAGTCAGGCTTTCGCCTGCACTTGATGGTGGCTGTGCGCAAGGCGCCTTCGGGCGCGCCGGGTTTGGTGACTTCACCGGTCTACTAACTTGCGCACAGCTGCCTCCTTTCGTTTAGTAGCGAGACGGTTGCGGCCCTACTAACAGGAAGTCCCAAATGTTCAAAGTTACTCCAAACCCTCCGGAAACGGAGCAAGCTTCCCCGCAAACAAAATCCAAATCCAGAATCAAAAAACTCGACGAAGCTGCCGAGCGTGCTCTCGATTTCTATCTGTCGCCAAAACCGGCAAATCCCGAAGACACAACCAAACCAGGCCAGCTATTCACCGTCGTAAAAGATATCGACAATGAAAGCCTCCTCGCCAACCTCAGCGAAACCCTGGCTTCAGCCGATGCGATGGTCGGCGACCTGGCCTTCGAGTTGGAGGGCTCACGCCGCCACATCGCCCTCGGCGTCCAGCAACTGATCGAACTGAGCTCACTGCTGGCAAACCGAGCACTGGATAACGTCGACCCACGCTAGCCGCTACACCACCAACCCCGTGGCGAGGGAGCTTGCTCCCGCTGGGCTGCGCAGCAGCCCCAAAAAAGGCCGGCGCATTCAACCAGGCAGACCGCATCAACCGGTCTACGACGGCTGCGCCGCCGAGCGGGAGCAAGCTCCCTCGCCACGGACCGCGTACACCTTGAGGTCGAGTATGTATGCACTGGCGCCTTCGCGAGCAGGCTCGCTGACAGAGGATTGTTTGTCAGAGCATAGAGCCGTCGCCTCACCCCGTTTTACACGTCAACCAAGCACTCCAGAACAGGCTGCTGAAAAACCGCGTGGCATCGCCGAACCCAGCCTCATGCAACAACTGTTGAACCGCCGCCTCGGAGTGTGGCGGGTCAGCGCCCTGCAGGATTTTCCCAAGCTTGGCCTTCACTTCATCCGCACTCGCGCCATGCTGCCGCCAGCGTTGCCCCCAGGCGGCGAGCAATAACGGTTGGCTGCTATAAGCGTATTGATTGCCTGCCACGATCAGCGGCGCACCGGGTTTGAGATGGGCCCCAATGGCTCGAAAAATCTGTCGCTTGGCCTCGTCGCCTTCAAGGTGATGGAAGACACCGATCAACGTCGCCGCGTCGTATGACGCGTCTGCCGCCAAGTCCTCAACAGTCCCAAGGTGCAGGCGCGTTCTTTCGAGCAAATGGTGGGCCTCCAACTGCTGCTTCGCGGCCTCCAGCATCGGCTCGGAGGGGTCAACCGCCGTGAAACGCCAACCGGGCTCCAGCGAGGCCATCGCAATGATCTCCTGCGCCGTACCGCCAGCGCCCACCACCAGGATGTTCGCCGAGCGTGCCGGGCCGAGGCTTGCCGCCAACATGCACGCCGCCAAGTCCTGGCAGGCGTCATACCCGGCCAGGGCGATTCGGCTCTGGCGTGCGTACTCGTTGGCTCGTGACGTATCAAATTTTTCAGCTGAAGTGCGAGGGGATGATTTCAAGGCGGTTCTCCGTGTCCTTGAATCAAGCTACGTCAGCCGTTTCGATAAGAAAAATTCATTAATTTTATGTGCTGTATTCCCATCAGGAATGTGGGATTGAAGCTCAAGCGGTGTTTGCTGCCTGCAACGCCTGGGCTGGATAACCGTGGACCCGCAATCACCGCCACGCCTCCAACCTTTGGCGAGGGAGCCCCCGCTTGTTATAAAAACGCGAGGGGATGGCCACCTCAAAAAATCTTCTGCGCGGCTCGGTCGCAGACAGTGATTCTATGAGCTATACCACAGTGCCATCAGCCCCATGCAAAGGAGCCACGCGCCATGAAGGAGACTTTATTAGCTTTAATAATTATGTCTATCGCCGGATGCGCCAACCTGAACAGTATCTATCGAACATTCAATGTTTCTGATGGGGAAAGCACCATGGTTGATATTCGGCAGAGAGCCATACTCGTGGCCCCCAACGAAACCATCACCAAACAATACAACACGAACGGAGCGGTCATTGGGGAGGAGCACAAAAAGAATGGGGTGTTTGTATGTGCAGAACCCAGCCCCGATGCAATGGCCTCCTTGGCATATGAATTGGCAGCCAAAGGGGGTTATCCAGGTAAGGCAAGCGGAGAGCTAGCTTTCGCCATGCAAGATGGAGCCGCGTTTACGGGCATTCGCACACAAAGCATCCAGTTACTACGTGACTTTGGGTATCGGTTGTGTGAGAGCTACATGTCTGGCGCTATAAGCGCCCCTCAATATGATCTACTCATGAGGCGATTCCAAAAAAACACGGTGGCGCTATTGGCGATTGAGCAGCTTACCGGAACGATAAAAGCTCCTCCGATAGCCTTGACTACGAGTGGACGGGCTGAAGCTACAAAATCACTTTCCGAGCAAAGGGCCGAAAGAGAGAAGGTCAGCGATAGGGTTACTGCACTGGAAGCTGAGAAGAAGGCTCTGGAGAAGAAAATCAGTGATGCAAAAAAAGCAGATGCCAACGCTGATACTTCGGAAATGGATCAGGAGGTGTCTGGTTTAGCGGAAAAAATTACAAACCTGAAGGACGATAGAAACATTATCGACAAGGCCATTGCCGAAACGAAAGGCGTGCTTGTTGATGGAGAAACAAAGGTAAAAATAGAAACCACTGGAGTGGGCGGCCAACGATCAGATGCCCACCTGCAACAAATAGCAACAACGGTCGAGGGCATTGTTAACAACATTGTGCTTGCCGATGATGAGCAGCAATTGTGTATGTCCGCCCTTTTATTGCCAAACCCGAATGAAGGCCAGAAAAAATTCTCGGCTTGGTGCGTCAAGGTAATGGACACGCAGGCTGCAGCCCGGGAGGCCTTAATGAAAAATGTAACAGTCCGAACTGACCAGGCACTGGAGGTTTTGAAGGGCACAGCCAGCGCGGCAAAAAAAGAACAAGCAAACAAGGAGCTTAGCGAGCTTCAAAAGGCGTCAGAAGGACTTAGGAGAGGGCCTGGGCTATACAGCACAGCCTTTGAGAAAATGTAGTTATTGTGTGCCTGTCGATATATTCCGGCGGGCGCGGGTAGAGGAAGGACCATACATCTGTAAGTCTTTACCACCAGGACGATACGCCGCCCAATGCATCACGCAACTGAGTCGCACTGATGCGACGCCGTTCCGGATCAAACGCCAGCGCCATGCGCAGCGCTGCCCAGCAACGTTTGGGCAGATTGCCCGGCGCCTTGAGTGGGCGCGCCAACCGGGCATTGCGCGCCTGGTTTGCAGGCAAACGACCGAACGGATGCTTGCCGCTCGCCAGTTCATACAACACGCAAGCCACGCCATAGACATCGGCAGCCGCTGACAACGGCGCGCCTTCGAGCAACTCCGGGGCAGCGTAGCCAGGGGTCCAGGCGTTGAGGTGTTTGCGGTCGAGGTTTGGCAGGCGCTTCAAAGGACCTTCCAGCGCCAGGCCCAAACCAAAATCGAACAGACGTACACCGTCTTCGCTGAGCATGACATTGCTGGGCTTCACGTCGCCGTGCAGCACGCCCCGGCCATGGACATACGCCAGGGCATCGAGCAGCGGCACGGCGATAGCCTTCAGTTCGCGCCAAGGCAACCCGAGGGGCCGCTCGCAGAGCAGTTTGTCCAGGGTCAGGCCGCGCATCAGCTCCATGGTGATGAAGGTCCGTCGGTGGGCGGCGTCCACTTCAAAGGAGTACGGCCGCAGCACATTCGGATGATGCAATCGCCGCATGAGAGCGAACTCACTGTAGAGCAGCGCACTGGCGTCGGGAGACTCGTCGAATGCCTCGCTGAGCATTTTCAAGGCAACGTACGGATCGGGATCGCCGTATTGTTCGTGCAGCAGATCCCGTGCGCGGTAGACAACGCCCATGCCGCCCGCTCCGAGCAGGCGTTCGAGGTGGTAGCGGCCGGCGAGTAGTTCCGGGATTTCGTTGGTGCAGTGCGGGTTCTGTGTCGCGGCGGGCAATGCGCTGGCGAAGGTGGAATAGGTCGAGTGGCTACCGTCCTCACTCACAGGCGAATGACCACCGCCGTCAGGTTATCTCCTGCCGTGCCTCGCAAAACACCCTCGAAAAGACGTTCTAGCACCAGGCGTGGTGAAGCCCGGCTCAATGCATCACCAAGATGCTTCGCCACTAAGGTCCTGATACAAACCGTCACTGCACAACAAAAAGGTGTCGCCGGGATGAACGTCCAGCTCCAGTACTTCCAGCGTCAGCTCTTGCGCGGCGCCCACCGCACGGGTCAGTGCCCTGGCCGCAGGATGGGCACGGGCCTGGTCGATGTTCATGTTTTGCTGGTCGATCAGTCGCTGTTGCAGTGAGTGATCCCTGGACAACTGATACAACCGCCGACCGCGCCACAAGTAGCAGCGACTGTCGCCTGCCCAGATGCAGGCTCCGCGATTGCCCTCCAACAACAGCGCCACCACAGTGCTGCCCATGATCCCGGAGTCGCGTCCGGCATTGACGGTCAGTTCCTGGCTCAGCCGTCGATTGGTCCAGCGCAGACACTGGCGCACCGCTTTCGATCGCTCGACAAGGCCTGGGTAGAGCGGCAACTCTGCCAAGTTGGCTACGACCAGCTGACTGGCGATATCACCCCCAGCATGTCCGCCCATTCCGTCGGCGACCACCCACAGTCCCTGTTGCGGACATTCGAGAAACGCGTCCTCGTTCCGTGATCGAACCTTGCCTGGGTCCGTACGTGCCGCACTGCGCCAGGGGACAGCGTCGCGCATCAGAGCTGCACTGGCATTCGGAAGGTGCGTAGCACACTCATGTCGAAAGGATTCGGCGTGCGCTGACTCATCAACAGATAGTTGGCTCGCAGGCCCCCAAGGTCTGCCTTGAGTACACGCACATCGCGTCCGGTCAGGTATTCGGTTTGCATCAGGTCAAACAAGCGAAACAGCGACCACGGCCCGGTGTTCTTCTCGATACCCACGCCTCGCCCGACCATTTTGTCCAGCACCAGGGCGGTTCGACCGTCCTGTGCATCGCTTGGCCAGGTGAACGCCATGGGCAGGATCGGACCGTGACGGTATTCAAGTATCTTGTCGCCAAAGCGGAATTCAGAACGGCTCACCGTTGGATCAAGCGTGTAAGGCTCAAGCGTGAACTGCACCTGGGGCTCAGCCGGGTTTTGTGCGAAAAAGCTCCGGCGAATGGTGTGCGCTGCCGCCATTTGATCAAGAGAGGCCTTGGATACCGGCAAACTTTGGCCGTCGACGCTGCGCAGACGATAGTGCCCCGCAGGACCGCTGATGAAGGGCCGCAGGTAGCTCTCGAAGAATCGATCGACGATGCCCTGACCCTTGAAAAACTCCCGGAAGTCGTTGAGCGCGACGTCGCTGGCGCTGTGAGCGCTGAACGGGTAGCGCTTGTTGATCGCCTTGCCATAAAAACTGTACAGCTCGCTCTGATAGCGCTGGTTCAGGTAACGATACGAATCGTTCAGCACCACACGCCAACTGTCCTCGGCAAGCACGTTGAACCACCCACTGACCGGACGCGGTAAACGAGCAGACGCACTGCGCAGGTTGCTCAACGCATCCCGTTGGCCGTCCATGCGGTTCCTGGCCAGTTCGAACGCGGCGTGCTCCGGTGTACTGGCTCGGGCCAGGCTCGTCAGTTGCAATTGCACATCGTCGAGGGCGCGTAGGGCCTGGATCAGATCAGCAGTCGGGCCATTGTCCGGGCCTAGCAGCCGATGCAGCGGCTCGAAACGCCGCTGCAAGGATTTCTGTGCAGTGTCCGGCAAATTTTCGATCAGGGAGCCCGAGGCTTTCCCAGCCACGGCGGCGAGCTTCGTAACGGCACTTCCACCCGCTTGCGTCACGTCATCGATTCGCTCCGCAACGGCTTGGATTCGAGTGTTCTCGCGCACCTGCACCAGCATCTGCAAAATCGGCGAATGGGCCGAGGTCAGTCCTGCAAGTTGTTCGGCGCCCTCACCCGCGCTGTTGATCGACTGCAAGGCGACTTGGCCAACCGCGTCACTCCAATGGTTGGCGTAGTCACGAAAGTACAACTGCTCCAACTCAACCATCAGGCGACGCATGTCCATGCCGCTAAGGCCCTCACCTACACCGAGTACCCAGTTGTCCCGCAGCAACTCGGTGACAAGCGTCGCCCCCTGGACCGAAAAGTACCTTTCATAACCCTGACGGGTATAGAAGCCGGGGATCACACGGTCGGCACCGACCAGCAACGCCCCCTGCGAGCCCAGATGTTGGCTGAGCTGGTATTGCGGCAGATGGCTGGCCTGTTCGCGCAGCATTCTGTATACGACGGCGGCCAGAGATTCACTGCGTAGGGCTTCCCGGGCTTGGGCCACCAACGGCTCGTTGAGCCCATGGATAAACGTCTGCTCCAACAAACGCCCGAAGTGGGCATTCAAACCGTTCTGTACCGTCGTGTTGCCGGCGTAACGCAACGACCAGTCGGTGGCGACCCGATCCTTTAGCCACGCGGTTTCACGACGCTCCTGCAGGTTCAGCATCAAGTACGCGCGCAGGCTGTTGATCAACTGTTCGCGATTATTCAAATTGCCGCGGATATGCTCCTCAAGCATCTGCGCGACCCGAGGCAAGAGTTGCGTCCGTAATTCACGCTCGTAAGCATCGGTTACCGACGGGCCGATTGCGTCTCCCTGATACAGGCCCACGCGTTCATACAGCGGCACCTCCCGCGTGGGTGGGAAAACCCGAGTGGCGTTGAATCGGATATCAAGTGATTCGAGCATCGCAATCGAATCATCACCGGTTATCTGGACCAGGCGTTGGAGATCCCAGCGTTGCGCCAGCGCACGCAGGTTTTCCAGGCGCTCATGGTTGGCCGAGAAGCCGCTCGCCCACAACACCCCGAACAGACTCAGGGCTGTCAGTGCCCCGAGGTACAGTGCACGCTGGCCCCAATGAATACGTCGGTGCTCGCGCTGATTAAGACCGGCAAGGTCAGCCTCCGGGAAAATCACCCGCCTGAGCAACTGATGGACAAACCGCGAGCGTCGGCCGAGCGTGACATCGCTGGTGCGGGGCATCGCATTGCCGTGGGTGACGGTCGATGCGCAGGTCAAGTAGAAGCCGCGCAGCGGGCAAACACTGCCGCTGAAAGCCAGCTCGACCAGCAGGCACAGGTTGGTGCCGATTTGCGCCAGTTGATGGGGAAAATCGAGAATGCGGCTACGACGCAGAGGGTCGCGTTCCTGATGCATGCGCATGATCACCTGGCTATTGAGCCGATGCAGCAGCGCCTCGAACTCGCCCCGCAACACGGCCACATCTGTACCACGCTGGCCCCGGCTGAAACTCGCACCCAGTACCTGGTCGCTTTCCTCGCGCGTCAGCGAATCGAAGAATTCATTGAACCCTGGCACGCTATCCGCTTTGCTCAGCACGAGGTAGATCGGCACATCGACGTGCAGTCGTTGTTGCACCTCCTGCAAGCGGCCACGAATCTGGCAGGCCAGCGTGACAACCGCCTCCTCGCTGGTTTGCAGCAGGACCTCGGTCGGAACAGTCACCAGCACACCGCTCAAGGGTCGACCCCGACGACGCTTGCGTAACAGCTCGAGCAAGGCGGCCCAGGCGCTGGCATCGACCTCAACATCCAGCTGGGTCAGGTAACGTCCGGCGGTATCAACCAGTACGGCGTGTTCGGCAAAATACCAGTCGCAATACCGGGTTCCCGACGTCTCGCCCACCGGCTTTCGCTCAAGCCGGTCAAAGGGAAACTCCAAGCCCGAGCAGTCCAGCAGACTGGTCTTTCCGCTGGCGGGCGGGCCCATCAGCAAGTACCACGGCAAATCCTTGCGCCAGCGTTCGCCACGGCCGGGATAAAGACCTGAGGTCCTTAATGTCTTCAAGGCCCTCTTGAAGCCCGAACGCAGTTCGCGTTGCTCATGATCCATTCTGGCCTGGCGCAGAATGAGTGGTTGGTCGGTGTCGTTCCCCTTGGTTTTCGTGTTCGCGCCGACGCGCCCATTGAAGAAAACCATGCCAAGGCCCCAACCCAGGAGTAACCCGCTGACGCTCAGCAGTCGCGCCTCAGGGCTCGCCCAGAATTTGTAGTCATTGACTGCCAGCAGCGGCCCGACGAACCACACCAGCAGTACCATGGAAAACACCAGCAACAACGTCCAGACCCAAGTCTGGCGCAGCCAGGCGCCGACTTTCCTTAAAAGCAATTTCATGACACGTCCTTGTTTACGGCAGCTGAGCGGTGATCGACTCGAGCGGTTGATAAGGTTGCAGTACGCTTTGCCGTTGCTCGCCCAGGACCCAGACGAAACCCGTGTACATCACACCCAGGCAGATCAGCGTGAAGAGCACCACCGTCCAGGCCGGAACAATGCGTGTCGGACTGCGATGCGTGTCATCGAGGCCTTCCCAATGGGGCGACAGTTCACGAGGAATGTCACCGCGTACCTGCTGGATGAGCCGGTAAAGGGCGTCGCGGGTACTTTCGAGTTCGAGCATTCCGCGAGCCTGAACCCGGTATTTGCCCTCGAAGCCCAGAGAGAGACACAGATACAACAACTCGAGGATCAGCAGGTGCTTGCTGGGTTTTTTCGACATGCGATCAAGCAACTGGAAAACTTTCTCACCACCGAAGGTTTCGTTATGGA
This genomic window contains:
- a CDS encoding serine/threonine-protein kinase encodes the protein MPAATQNPHCTNEIPELLAGRYHLERLLGAGGMGVVYRARDLLHEQYGDPDPYVALKMLSEAFDESPDASALLYSEFALMRRLHHPNVLRPYSFEVDAAHRRTFITMELMRGLTLDKLLCERPLGLPWRELKAIAVPLLDALAYVHGRGVLHGDVKPSNVMLSEDGVRLFDFGLGLALEGPLKRLPNLDRKHLNAWTPGYAAPELLEGAPLSAAADVYGVACVLYELASGKHPFGRLPANQARNARLARPLKAPGNLPKRCWAALRMALAFDPERRRISATQLRDALGGVSSWW
- a CDS encoding DUF6124 family protein, with product MFKVTPNPPETEQASPQTKSKSRIKKLDEAAERALDFYLSPKPANPEDTTKPGQLFTVVKDIDNESLLANLSETLASADAMVGDLAFELEGSRRHIALGVQQLIELSSLLANRALDNVDPR
- the tssM gene encoding type VI secretion system membrane subunit TssM → MKLLLRKVGAWLRQTWVWTLLLVFSMVLLVWFVGPLLAVNDYKFWASPEARLLSVSGLLLGWGLGMVFFNGRVGANTKTKGNDTDQPLILRQARMDHEQRELRSGFKRALKTLRTSGLYPGRGERWRKDLPWYLLMGPPASGKTSLLDCSGLEFPFDRLERKPVGETSGTRYCDWYFAEHAVLVDTAGRYLTQLDVEVDASAWAALLELLRKRRRGRPLSGVLVTVPTEVLLQTSEEAVVTLACQIRGRLQEVQQRLHVDVPIYLVLSKADSVPGFNEFFDSLTREESDQVLGASFSRGQRGTDVAVLRGEFEALLHRLNSQVIMRMHQERDPLRRSRILDFPHQLAQIGTNLCLLVELAFSGSVCPLRGFYLTCASTVTHGNAMPRTSDVTLGRRSRFVHQLLRRVIFPEADLAGLNQREHRRIHWGQRALYLGALTALSLFGVLWASGFSANHERLENLRALAQRWDLQRLVQITGDDSIAMLESLDIRFNATRVFPPTREVPLYERVGLYQGDAIGPSVTDAYERELRTQLLPRVAQMLEEHIRGNLNNREQLINSLRAYLMLNLQERRETAWLKDRVATDWSLRYAGNTTVQNGLNAHFGRLLEQTFIHGLNEPLVAQAREALRSESLAAVVYRMLREQASHLPQYQLSQHLGSQGALLVGADRVIPGFYTRQGYERYFSVQGATLVTELLRDNWVLGVGEGLSGMDMRRLMVELEQLYFRDYANHWSDAVGQVALQSINSAGEGAEQLAGLTSAHSPILQMLVQVRENTRIQAVAERIDDVTQAGGSAVTKLAAVAGKASGSLIENLPDTAQKSLQRRFEPLHRLLGPDNGPTADLIQALRALDDVQLQLTSLARASTPEHAAFELARNRMDGQRDALSNLRSASARLPRPVSGWFNVLAEDSWRVVLNDSYRYLNQRYQSELYSFYGKAINKRYPFSAHSASDVALNDFREFFKGQGIVDRFFESYLRPFISGPAGHYRLRSVDGQSLPVSKASLDQMAAAHTIRRSFFAQNPAEPQVQFTLEPYTLDPTVSRSEFRFGDKILEYRHGPILPMAFTWPSDAQDGRTALVLDKMVGRGVGIEKNTGPWSLFRLFDLMQTEYLTGRDVRVLKADLGGLRANYLLMSQRTPNPFDMSVLRTFRMPVQL
- a CDS encoding PAAR domain-containing protein, producing MDAQAAARLGDEIAHGFGLAAMVAGAVAGALIGAAVVAATVATGGVALAIMAGSIAAGGLSMFQIVKGLSTIFNLPEPTTGALIMGSFNVYINSRNAMRAGEDTSSSCTGLPMNHPIWPFPVLIAEGSATVFINGKPAARLHSKMVCGAHIKTGSPNTFIGGPTVAVAFVLDLEGWMHTGLQALGLLAAGAALVMAAMAGIAVLVEFVVVGGLIFGAMELLGDLGDRLGPGYRDLLQGVAGMAMLGLSPKMAKAAKPAELPPPKYKPGVTEADILAMPKGSRPDADTYLSPQYVKEHLAQFENGASRFTTKNNLDKYGIAQRDGTTFLMPKAEADQLVANAKGDKRALEKALGLPENTLESSTLVRVDIPAPKDMNLRIPSGNEAGANEFWIPGGKLPTGASEAVIDAGGILPKDFSWTPL
- a CDS encoding DcrB-related protein, with the protein product MTSYRIQEADLDIPDTWQDQSINIFKLPAVGSAKEASFVISRDASQGGAPFAEYVDRQLKSAEQQLPGFKLVQRWDTVLHGHTATLLDYTWQREGRDLMLRQVFIECKPAVLITTLTTTPNDFAYHEPAWKVAMHSFKPQPPVI
- a CDS encoding class I SAM-dependent methyltransferase — protein: MKSSPRTSAEKFDTSRANEYARQSRIALAGYDACQDLAACMLAASLGPARSANILVVGAGGTAQEIIAMASLEPGWRFTAVDPSEPMLEAAKQQLEAHHLLERTRLHLGTVEDLAADASYDAATLIGVFHHLEGDEAKRQIFRAIGAHLKPGAPLIVAGNQYAYSSQPLLLAAWGQRWRQHGASADEVKAKLGKILQGADPPHSEAAVQQLLHEAGFGDATRFFSSLFWSAWLTCKTG